The Alteromonas macleodii ATCC 27126 genome segment GAGAACTTCAGATTTAGCAACAGACCATACTTCAGGGTCGTAGGCTCTGTTACTCCATGTTAGCAGCTCTTTTTTCTCACCCTCAGTTAAGTATTTGATTTCATGAAAAACTACCATTTCACCTTTTATGGAAAGTGTTTCTGTTCGATATTCGTCATAGCCCGAATAAATAGGCCGCCAACCTGCAAACAAAGATATGACGCTAGAGTTTTGTTCTTCGACTGTTTGGCTGGCAAGAGCAAATGTCTTCTGACTGCTGAAAATAAGCATGAATAACGGCGCCGAACCAATAATTAAGAAACTGGCTAAGAAGCGCTTTTTAGGGATCCTTAGCTTTGCTGATTCATCGCTAACTCTAGGTAACTTTTTACCATCATAAAAAAGCCTTGAGAACATGAGTATCAATGCCGTAACAAAGAAAAAGAATACCCATCCGTAAACAAGGTGGTCAAAACCAACTGCGGCTTGCATATTGCTTACATGTCCAATGTAAACCATTATAAATGCACGCATACCATTCGCTAAAATTGGAATAACTATTACACTCAGCATGAACGCAACTTGCTTTATGCGTGAGCGAATTTCAAGGTGTGCTATGAGTAGCCCTATAGTAATAGTGGAGAAAAGAAACCTAATACCACTGCACGCTTCAGCAACGTGGAAAAGGCCTTCTGGTATCTGTAGATACCAGCCCTCTCGATAAACTGGAACATTTACTAACTTAAGCATTATTACCGTTAAGTCTGCCGTCACCTCTTGCAGATGCGGAATCATAAACTCGCCAAATGGTACTGAAAGAATCAAAAAGAAAAGTGGGAATAGTAGATGCTTTAATGTAATTAAACCAAAAACACTCCAAATAAAGAAAAGAGGCATAGACATGAGCGCAAATTGTTGCAGGGCATTTATCAGTGATAACTTACCGATAATGAAGGCTACTGCCGCACACAATAGCCCAAGCAACCCTAAGCAAGCGTCTACCCGACTTCTACGCGCAAGCGCGAAAGCAAACCGCTTGCGGTATATTAGCCAGACCGCAATGGGTGCAATTAATACTGCATGTTCAAATGTGGTCGATTCAAACCATGTTGTTACAATGCGTTCAAAAGTATAGAAGTAAGCAAAAAACCAAAAGAACGTTAAAAAAGCTAGGCTGCCTGCATGCGCAGGCGCTATTGTAACTCTAGAAACTTCTCTTGGTGCATCACTTGATGTAAACGTCATACATGCTACCCCAGTTAAAATCCTTTAACAGCATTTCAATTTTAGATTCCATTCTTGAAAGGTTGATGTAATGCCTGAATTTGGAGCGCCAATTTGCATCATTTACGTAAGGCTGCTCAGGATCTATTTCCCAAGGATGAAAATAAAAACTGTATGGTGCAGTTTCGTGTTCCATGAATGCCATAATGCGCTTTTTAGAAAGCCAATAAGGGTACAGTCTGTAAAAGCCACCGCCTCCTATTCCGACATTAGCTTCCTTTTTTCTAATAGTGGGTATAGGAATTTCTATAATTCCTTCATCACGTTGGTGTTTGAACCGTGGCCAATCAGGTACACCATAGAGGTCATGCATAATGGGATAAGTACTTGAAGAATAAACAAACCCCTGTTCTGCTAACACTTCATAAACCCACGTATTGGTATCGTTAACTGAAAAACTTGGTGCTCGATACCCTTTAACAGCCGTACCACTTACATCCTCTAAAATAGCTTTGCTTTCATAAACGTCTTTATCAAACTGTGATCTAGACATTGTTGTCGCACGTTGATGTTCAAGTCCATGACTAGCTAATTCATGGCCTTCATTTACAATCCGTTTAATTACATCGGGGCAGCGCTTCGCAACCCAACCCAATGTAAAGAAAGTTGATTTGACATTGTGTTCAGCAAACAAATCTAAAAGACGATGTGTATTTTTCCCAACTCTTAGTTGCTGAGAGTCCCAGCTATCTTTTGCTATTACGTCTTCAAAAGCTGAAACCTGAAAGTAGTCTTCTACGTCTACAGTCATTGCATTAAGGCGATTATCTAACTTCATACTTATCGCCCTTTACCAAACAATACAATTTCAACTGTACGAATTAGAATGAGAATATCGAGTAGTAAACTTTGATGCTTTACGTAGTAAAGATCAAACTTGAGCTTTTCCATAGAATCTTCAACGCTGGCGCCGTAAGGGTAATTAAGCTGTGCCCACCCAGCCAAACCAGGTTTAACATTATGGCGCTGATTGTAATAAGGCACTTCGCGTACTAGCTGCTCTACAAATTGCGGTCTCTCTGGGCGAGGTCCGATAAATGCCATTTCACCTTTAAACACATTTAAAAGCTGTGGTAATTCGTCAACGCGGTATTTTCTGATGAAATGTCCAATACGGGTAACACGATCATCGTTCTTACTCGCCCATTTAGCGCCATCTTTTTCTGCATCAGGTCGCATACTTCTAAATTTAATTATTTTAAAAAGCTTTCCGTTTAATCCTACTCGCTCTTGCTTATAAAAAACTGACACGCCTGTTCTTCGGCCATCATCAAGGTAAATAATCAGCGCCGTTGTGAGCATAATTGGCCAAACGAAAAGAAAAATCAGGAAAGCTAAAATAGCGTTAAGTGTATAGTCGAGGGCATCTCGCAAGTAGTTCTGGCTTTGGAACCCATTCGAATAAATGACCCAGCTAGGATACATAAGGTTTACCACAATTTGCCCTGTTTCACGTTCCATGAAATCCAATAGCTCGGTAACTTCTATGCCTCTAAGCCGACAGTCAAAAAGCACTTCTACAGGAAGCGTTCCACGACGTTGGTCGCAAGCAATGACTATTTCTTCTATTTCATTATCTGCAATGAACTGTTGAAAACTCTCGTCTACTTTAAGATGAATAATCTTCTCTTTTCGAATTCCGTCTTCGCGATTGTCTCCTGGAATTGGGATGAACCCTACAAGCTCAAACCCAATTCTATCCACATCTCTGCGCATACGCTTTTCAATAATTGAAGCTCTTTCCCCTGCCCCAAGGACTAATATGCGCACTTTCCCTAGGCCTAACAAGCCAAGACGGTTTGTGAAATACCTGAAAACAACTAAGGTTATAATAATTGAACAAACCGATGCCGGCAGGAAATAAGAATCCATAACCAAGTCATCAAAAAATGCTCGACTTAGCACTTCGACTAAAAAATAACTCAGTCCCACGCTTACGAATATGCGACGGATGATCCCCCGAAAAGTTTCTCTTAACTTCGCTTCATACAACCCAACGGATAACGAACACAACAATATTGAAACTGTAAGCATTCCTACGTTGATTATCAGTTTTTCCACCGCCACATTTGGCGACATTCCAATTTGCGTAAGGATAAAGTGAGAAATATAGCCCATGTAAGCAATGAGCAACGCTTCTGTTATTACTAGTATATTTGAGCGTTTATTTTGATTGCGCTTGTTTACTGCCACCCCTGGCCCCCTAAAACTGCGGCGTTTTTCCCATCATAAAGGGATTTATTCCAATAGACTACAATTGTTATTGGCATTATAGTGACATTTACCGTAGGGTAAACGGCAAAAGCCATAAATTAACCATAATGAGTGTAGGATGATCTCTTATGTTCCGCTTTAAAAAACTAATAACGTGCTGTGCTCCACTTTTACTTATCGGTCTTAATGGTTGCAGTAACACTGGCATCCTGCCTGAAGCAACTACCCGACCTTCACTAACTACCAATGTTAATGATTACCAATATTTAATTGGCCCAGGTGATTCCCTAACTATTTTTGTTTGGAGAAACCCAGAGGTTTCTGGCAATTTTATTGTTCGACCGGACGGAAAGGTGACCACTTCTCTAGTGGAAGATATTGATGTGGCTGGTAGAACACCAACAATGCTTGCAAGGGAAATAGAAGAACAGCTTTCTACCTACATAAACAACCCGAGAGTGACGGTAAGTGTGAACAATTTCACTGGTCCTTTGAGTGAACAGGTTCGCGTGATTGGTGAAGCTACAAATCCAAGTGCTGTAAGTTACTCCGAGCACATGACGTTACTGGATTTAATGATAGCCGTAGGTGGTTTAACGGAATTTGCAGACGGAAATAACGCGAAACTGGTTCGAGTAATCGCCGGAAAACAAAAAACGTTCGAAATAAACATTGACGATTTGATTAGAGATGGTGATATCTCAAAAAATGTCGATATGCTACCTGGTGATATTGTAATTATTCCAGAAGCTTGGTTCTAGTTGTAAAGCAGTAAACGGAACAAATAATAAAATGCAGGACTTACAACAAACGCTAATCCAAATTCTTGATTACATTAAAGGGGTTTGGATTAAAAAGCGTTACGTGATTATTTTTTCATGGCTTATCTGCCCTATTGGCTTTTTATATGTTGCCAGCCTTCCCGATGTCTACTCTTCAAAAGCCCAAGTGTTCGTAGATACTCGATCGGTGTTGCAACCATTACTTCGCGGGCTAGCGATTCAAACAAACCCCGACCAAGAAATTCAGATGATGGCTAAAACACTGCTAAGTAGAAGTAATGTTGAGAAAATTGCCAGAGAAAGTGATTTAGATATTACAACTGCTTCAGAACTAGAATTTGAAACTTTGGTCACTAAATTATCAGACGAAATAAAATTGTCATCAACCGGAAGGGACAATATCTACAATATCTCATTTTCCAATGAACTTCCCTCTGTTGCTCAAAGAGTAGTTCAAGAGACTTTGGATCTATTCGTAGAAGGCGCTTTAGGTAACAACAGAAAAGACACAGATACGGCAGGCCGCTTTCTAGATGAACAAATCTCCGAGTATGAATCGAGGCTAACTGAGGCAGAGCAGCGTTTGGCCAACTTCAAACGTCAATATAATGATATTCTGCCTTTAGCAGGCACTTATTATTCCAGCCTTCAGAATTTAAATAACGAATTAGAGTCGACACGCCTTCAGATAAAGCAAACCCAACAGCAAACTGATTCGTTGAATAAACAAATTAGCAACGCAAAACGCAATGATAGTTTTGGAGTTACTAATCAAGAAGAGCCAACGCTTCGAACTAGATATGACGACCGTATAAGGTCGCTTGAAGAGGAATTGGATCGCCTCACACTTCGCTTTACTGACGCACACCCAGACGTTGTAGAGACCAGAGCTCTGCTATCTAGTCTTGAGCAATCTCGAGAAAAAGAAATTGAAGCATTTTTGAGTAACGAAGAAGATGGCAATAATGCACCGCTTTCAGAGCTCAATAGAGAAATTAAACTTGAAGCTAGTAGATTGGAAAGCCAGATCGCTTCACTGCGTGTGAAAGAAACTGATTTACAAAGAAAAATAAGCGAACTTGAAAGTAAAGTAGACCTCATACCGCAAATAGAAGCCGAATCTTCTGCATTGAATAGAGATTATGATGTTACAAAACGTAAGTATGAAGAACTATTATCACGGAAAGAATCAGCAGATTTATCTCGAAGAGCTGACGTGTCAGCAGAAGACCTTCAATTTAGAATTATCGAGCCCCCGCTTCTTCCAAAGCGCCCTTCAGGCCCCAATAGACTCATTTTTTACACCGCCGTATTAATATTGGGTTTTGGTTCGGGAATTGGTATCGCCTTTCTTATAAGCCAACTTAACCCTATCTTGATTAGACCTAAGCAGTTACTCAATGTGTCGGATTACCCTATATGGGGAACGGTAACTCATTTGAATATCGAACAGATAAACAAGACTAATCGAAACCGTCTTTTAGTATTTCTGCTTTCCAGTGGTACTATCCTGGCAATGTATAGCGCCTTGGTCGCCGCTGAAGTTATGAATATAGATTTATTTGGAGGGCTTCTTTAATGAAAAATACAATTGAGAAGGCACTTCAAAAACAAAAAGAGGCGAAAGCAGCAAGTCAAAAGACTTCGTCTACAGAAAAGCTTGAAGACGCTAATCATTCAAACGTGCCTGAAGAGTCGAAGGTATCAATTGACAAACCTGCACCCGCAGAGCTTCCTGCTGAAACCGTGCTCGCTGATGAAAAAGAATTTATCAATAAGAAATCTCCACTCGACGAATTTGTTATCGATTTTGCCCGTCTTGATAAAAATGGGCATATTTCGCTAAACGGTGAGAGAAAGCAAATTAATGAAGAGTACCGCGAAATAAAGCGTAAGCTTTTAGCCAATGCCTTTGGTTCACTAGCGAAAACCCTTCACAACCCGAACATTATTATGGTTACCAGTAGTCGCCCTTCTGAGGGGAAGACATTCACTGCAACCAACTTGGCAATGAGTATCGCATCGGAGCAGGATAAAACCGTACTGCTAGTGGATGCCGATGTGCTTAAGCCTAATGTGTTAAATACTTTAGGGTTAGAGCGTCGTAAAGGGCTAATGGAATACTTGACCGGGGACGTTGACGATATTTCAGATGTGCTGTACCCAACCAACATCGATAAGCTGAAAATAATTCCTGCTGGAAAATCTCACCATTTGTCTACCGAACTGCTAGCAAGTCAAAAAATGCATGACACTGTTAATGAATTTGCTAACAGATACCCAGACCGAATAGTTATTTTTGATACGCCTCCTCTTATTGGTATAAACGAGAGTGCGATTCTCGCTAATTTCGCTGGCCAAGCGGTTGTTGTTGTTGAAGAGGGCAAAGCGAAGATAGGCGATATTAAAATGTCTGTAGAGCGATTGAACCCGGAAATGGCCATAGGATTTGTAGTGAACAAGTCTGTACATAACGACACCGATGGAAGCGGATATTATGGGTATTATTACTCAGAGCGCAGCGAATAGGCGCAATACAATGCCTAAAAGAAGAATAATAAAGCCGACACTTGTTGCTGCAGCCGTCGCAACAAGTCTACCGGCTTTTGCAAAGCTTAACGTTAATGCTGTTGCCACAGCCGATACCATCTACCAAAGTGTCGATACTGAGGAAAATGGCAACCGTTCACTTACCACGGTGACTGTAGCGCCAAAAGTAAACGCAACTTATCAAACAAGAACATTTCAAGGGTTATGGTCTGGTACCTACACCCATCTTGAGCGCGATAACGACGATGCGAGCCAGCGCCAAGATTACGCAGAGTACAGCTATTCAGCGCAATGGGTACCTTTTGAAAATTTACTGTCCTTTCAAGCGGCTGGGGCTTTAAATTACCAAAATACCAATTCAGCAAACTTTTTAATAAGTGATTTTATTGCAAACTCTGACAGTTTGGCGAAAACTCGCTCGAATCGACTATCTTCTACGCTTACACTAGATCAAGGCGACTGGGTAAGGGGGCAAGGCACGGCGTCATACTCCGACACCGCATCTGAGCGCTCTCTAACTAACAATAACGCTCTAGACAATGATAGCTATCAGCTTACTGGTAACTTAATTAATGGTGATGAAGCTAAGTACTTCATCTGGTCAGTAACCGGCACTTATCAAAATACCGAACGAGGCCAAGCAAACAGTGGTGATTTTGAGTCGAGAACCGCTAATGGTTATATAGACACTCGAATTTATGGTGACTGGGCTATCCGTATAACCGCCAGGCACGAGGCAAACCAAATATCTGACAGAGACGACACCAATAGCTTAGTTAGAGAGTTTAATTCTTACGGTGCCGGTTTAACTTACCGTCAAGCTGAGAATCGTTATATATCACTGACGGCCAATAAGAGTGAGTCTGATTTAGAAGAAGATGATGGTGAGACATTCATAGGCGTTGATTTGCAATGGGCACTAAGTACCCGAACTCGCATCGCTGCAACATATGGACGTCGCTTTTATGGGGAATCTGCCTCAGCAACAATCGGATATAATTCTAAGTACTTACGAACCTCGTTCAGCTATTCGGAAGACGTTACTAACACCTCTCGCTTGTTAGCTGATCCAGAGAACTTAGGCGTGTTTGTTTGCCCAACTTCGTCGACATCCATTGCTGATTGTTTTCAGCCCAATAGCTTAAGTTATACACCCTCCGCGGGAGAGCAATTGGTGCAGCTTACTTCTCAAAATCTAGAGTTTGACGACAACATCATTCTGCGAAAAAGTGCAAATTTTCAAGCAGGTTATGACTTTTCTAGAATTACCCTCGCTTTTTCTTGGCGATATGCCGAAGATGATTACTTAGACGAAGATAGACTAAGACGCACCTACTCTTTCGGTACAAACGTAGCCTATAAAATTGGTAGCTATACCAACATAACTAGCAGTATTAACTACGCCAATATCACAGGTCAGAGTGCAGAAGACGTATTCAGAGGCGAAAGCGACAACTGGAATGCATCCATTGGTTTAGAAAGAGAGTTCGGTCGCCGGTTAAAAGCAAGTATTGATGCTAGGTACCTTAAACAAGAGGGGGATTTGAATACGGGCATATCTCAGTTTGGTAACAACTATACTGACAGACGCTTAAGCGCCTCTATTACCTACACCTATGACTAATTCACTGACTTTTTCAATCTACCGGTTGTAGTTTGTAGGCAGTACTAGTCAACTAAACTCAAAAAAAAGCGCCCGATTTTACGTTAGTAAAAAGGCGCTTTTTTTGTTTATCAAATGATGGTGGCTACAAAGAAAGTATCACTCTTTATTATCCTCACTCTTTTTTATCATCACTCTTAAGTCGGACATACGTTTTGAACTTCTTTTTCATAAGCTTATCAACGTATTGCGTCATTTTCACTTTTTGTGAAATGGCGTCATCTAAAGCATCAACTAATTCTGCTAACATGTCCAAGTAGTATTTGGTGTCGCGAATAACATTGCCTTTAGGTGTCATGATAGTTTGGCTTTCAGGGTGGTCAGCAAATCCCATATGCTCCGTCACTTCCGCGCCCGTTTTATCAGGCTCGAACATCTCTGCTTTTACTTCTTCAATTACTTCGTTTACCGCGTCCGCGTCAAAGCTCTCTAGTTCTTCTAAAAAGCCATAGAGCATTACCCTATCCATTAGGGTATTAATTTTGCGAGGAATACCGCGAGAGAACATGTGAATTCGTTCAAACGCCTCTTCACTGAATAACTGTGAGCCATTCCATCCCGCGTGGTGCAATCGGTACTCAATGTATTCTTTGCACTCTTCCAACGAAAGCGGAGCGAGATGACAAGACGCCACAATACGTTGCCTAAATTGCTCCATATTCGGTGCGCGTAGAATAGGCTGTAATTCTTCTTGCCCCAGCAAAAAGCTTTGAATCAACGGTTTGCCGTTCAGCTGAAAGTTACTCAGCATTCTTAGTTCTTCAATGGTCTCTAACGGAAGGTTTTGCGCTTCATCAACCAATAGTAAGGCGCGGCGACCCGCTTTGTTTAGATCGTATAAGAAAATTTCAAGCGCTTTTAAAATATCGGCTTTTGAGCGACCTTCCGTAGGGATATCAAATTTAGACGCGACCATTTTTACCAGTTCATCTGGCGACAGCTTTGGCGTAACTATTTGAGCTGCCGCAATGTCGTCTTCAATTTCTTCAAGTAAGCTGTTTGCTACGGTGGTTTTCCCGGTCCAATTCCGCCGGTAATAACGATGAACCCTTCAGCTTGAGAAAGTCCATACTGTAGATAAGACATGGCGCGTTTGTGCCATTTACTTGCGAAGAAAAATTCTGGATCTGGGGTTAACTGAAACGGTTTCGAGTTAAGTCCATAATAACTTTCGTACATGCAATTTACCGTTTTTCCATTAAAAATGTGCGTTCGAAAACATGAGTGCGAACACGTGAGTTCGAAACAGCGCGCTTATTCTCGTATATATGGTAACCAACATCGCGCGATTATCGAAGTAATATATTTACGCCGAGTCTTTAGGGCTGGTTGATCTATGTTGTACAGCAAAGGTCAACAAGCACTAGTTAATTCTGCTAACATAAAGCTACGAGAAATTTCTATACATTGAATTACATTGGCACAAAGTATACCAGCCAACGAAGGCAATACCCACCAGGGAAGTACAAAAGCTACGTGGTATCTCTACTTAGTTGAAAATAAGCTTGGCCAACTCTACACAGGAATTACCACTAACCCCAAGCGCCGCATAGCGCAACACCGAGGAGAGTTAAAAGGGGGCGCCAAGGCCTTAAAAGGTAAGGCACCACTGACCTTTAAAGCCATATTCGAAATGATTGACAAGTCACATGCCTCAAAGCTTGAATATGAGGTAAAGAGAATGAGCCGCCCTCAAAAAAACGGGATTATTCGTAAAGGGCAACTCAATGAGCTAATGTGTATGAAAACCCAATTTGAAGATTAAGACATTGGGTTGCGTTAGGTTCGTTATCCAGAAAAGAGTATGCCCCTACCCGCCTAAAACACCGTTAATGATCATCGCGTTTCCTATGCTAAGGGTAAACCCAAGTGCAGCTACACCAACGTTATGCTGTTGGTCGACTTCCTGCCGGAAATTCATGCCAAATAAAATAATTTTTTTGCTCGCTAGTACCAAAATATGAAGTGCGATTGCTAGGCCAACACTAACAATCAGCCAACCTGTTATATTGCTCACGTAGCCTGATGGGTTATAAATGAGTAAATTCTTCGCTGCCGACACAATCATAGCAGTTCCAAGTAAATTACCAGTGTGCTCGATAGCGAGTGCTAACTGGCCCTTCTCTAGCGCCCCTTGAAATGAGTCGTTTTGATTATCTCTTGCATATCTAAACTCTAAAATGCGCGTCATAACAAGCAACATGGTCAGAACTACGGTAAAACCGGTCACAATAGCAATGATTGCGTTCATGTCGCTGCCATCAACCCACACCATAATATTGCGTAAAACAATTGCGCTTGCCACCAAGCTAGCCGCATCAACCAGCGCCACACTCACACTCCTTTCGGCAATCATCGCATGCGTATCAACTTTATTAAGTACTAGTTTATCGTGAGCGAAGCGTCCGAACTTCACCAATATAATGCCCACAATGCCGAAAGTTACCATTCCAATCGCCGCTTCTTTATAACCCACGCCAATATGACGGCCAACAACCGAGCTCAATACTATGCACAACGACAGCATGCCTCCCGCAATGCTTATCCCAAATGCGAAGTTATCTTTAACACCTAGTTCTTCTGTTACCGAGTATTTCCTAAATGCGCCTGTCAGCCACTTCATAATCATTAGCAGTACTAACGCAATTGCGACATCCATAGCGAGATATATCAGCAGTTCTTGCGTTAGAGGTACTAGTTTTACTAAGGCTTCCACGTTATCTTTACTCCTTGAACACACAAAGTTCTTCTGATTAGTTTTTGATGTAGTTTCGAAAAATCAGTGATGGCTAATTGAATAGCGTTCATCTAATACAAACTTGTACAACGATGACATCGAACTTGTTCAGATTTATTTTAGTTAGGGCTAAATGACCTGTAGATCACACCCTGGGTTAGCAGGCACTTAACCACATCGAATGCGGAGCTGCACGTTAGCGCACTTAGCAGACCTTGTTTTGAGTACTTGCAATAGCAATTGTGAGTATTCAACCGTAAAACACGAGCGATATCTCATAAGACGCGAGCATTATGCCAACAGACAACGAAAATAGCATGACAAACGTAGAACTTGCCGAAAAATTTTGGCAGCAGTTGTTAACAGCGCCAGCAATTAGCGAAAGTAACAAAGCCGTGATTGAGGCTCATTGTGAAACACTAATGCTCTCCTTCACGCGTTCCTCTTTCTTGGCAGAGACTTTGATTCAAAACCCTTCATTTGTTTCTCGCATCGTTGAGCCTTTTCAACCCCTTGAGAAAAGTGAAGCGCTTAAATCCCGTGTTCATACCATGTCATCTGACTATCTCGCAAACCTAGACAATGAATTGCACAACGTCGCCAGCGAAGATGACTTAATGCAAGTGTTGAGGGAATTTAGAAATAAAGAGATGGCGCGGATTACTTTCCTCGACGTATTGAACAAGCAACCCATCGAAATATCACTTATGCAGGTTTCAGCATTAGCTGATGTACTTATTAACGGTGCGTACCACTGGCTTTATCAACATTTAGCTGCGCGCTATGGAAAACCACAAAGCCATAACCAAGACATGCACATGTATATCTTAGGTATGGGGAAATTAGGAGGAAAGGAACTCAACTTTTCTTCTGATATCGATTTGATTTTTACGTACCCAGAAAAAGGCGAAACCCAAGGCGGTCGAAAAAGCGTAGAGCATCAGCAGTTTTTTACCAAACTCGCGCAAAAACTTATCCAAGCATTGAACAAAGTGACTAATGACGGTCAAGTCTACCGCGTCGACATGCGTTTACGCCCCTTCGGCGATTCTGGCCCCCTTGTGATGCATTTCGCGGCACTTGAAGATTATTATCAAGACCAAGGTCGACACTGGGAGCGCTTTGCCATGGTAAAAGCGCGGGTGATTAACGATGATAATTCGCAAGATGTGAAATGGTTAAAGAGCATTTTGCACCCGTTTACCTTCCGTCGTTACTTAGACTTCACCACATTAGATGCCCTTCGTAATATGAAAAAGCTGATCGCCACAGAAATACGCAGACGCAGACTGAGTAACAATATAAAACTCGGCGCAGGTGGCATTCGTGAAGTGGAGTTTTTTGCCCAAAGTTTTCAGCTGATTCACGGAGGACGAGAGCCAGCATTACAAAGTAAGTCATTACTTAGCACGTTAGACGCATTAACTGAACTCGATATAGTCGAAAGCGATGTAACGCAACAGCTAAAAAGTGACTATTTATTCCTAAGAAAAGTA includes the following:
- a CDS encoding GIY-YIG nuclease family protein, with translation MAQSIPANEGNTHQGSTKATWYLYLVENKLGQLYTGITTNPKRRIAQHRGELKGGAKALKGKAPLTFKAIFEMIDKSHASKLEYEVKRMSRPQKNGIIRKGQLNELMCMKTQFED
- a CDS encoding XrtA-associated tyrosine autokinase; the encoded protein is MKNTIEKALQKQKEAKAASQKTSSTEKLEDANHSNVPEESKVSIDKPAPAELPAETVLADEKEFINKKSPLDEFVIDFARLDKNGHISLNGERKQINEEYREIKRKLLANAFGSLAKTLHNPNIIMVTSSRPSEGKTFTATNLAMSIASEQDKTVLLVDADVLKPNVLNTLGLERRKGLMEYLTGDVDDISDVLYPTNIDKLKIIPAGKSHHLSTELLASQKMHDTVNEFANRYPDRIVIFDTPPLIGINESAILANFAGQAVVVVEEGKAKIGDIKMSVERLNPEMAIGFVVNKSVHNDTDGSGYYGYYYSERSE
- the xrtA gene encoding exosortase A; the encoded protein is MTFTSSDAPREVSRVTIAPAHAGSLAFLTFFWFFAYFYTFERIVTTWFESTTFEHAVLIAPIAVWLIYRKRFAFALARRSRVDACLGLLGLLCAAVAFIIGKLSLINALQQFALMSMPLFFIWSVFGLITLKHLLFPLFFLILSVPFGEFMIPHLQEVTADLTVIMLKLVNVPVYREGWYLQIPEGLFHVAEACSGIRFLFSTITIGLLIAHLEIRSRIKQVAFMLSVIVIPILANGMRAFIMVYIGHVSNMQAAVGFDHLVYGWVFFFFVTALILMFSRLFYDGKKLPRVSDESAKLRIPKKRFLASFLIIGSAPLFMLIFSSQKTFALASQTVEEQNSSVISLFAGWRPIYSGYDEYRTETLSIKGEMVVFHEIKYLTEGEKKELLTWSNRAYDPEVWSVAKSEVLEHKYANERIHYKYLVLKNGIGKSINLVYLWKVGNEFSANPIKVKSLQVLSKLALDDFGGKALYAASTENVSQERLIEVLLKQEQQKSE
- a CDS encoding TIGR03013 family XrtA/PEP-CTERM system glycosyltransferase; translated protein: MAVNKRNQNKRSNILVITEALLIAYMGYISHFILTQIGMSPNVAVEKLIINVGMLTVSILLCSLSVGLYEAKLRETFRGIIRRIFVSVGLSYFLVEVLSRAFFDDLVMDSYFLPASVCSIIITLVVFRYFTNRLGLLGLGKVRILVLGAGERASIIEKRMRRDVDRIGFELVGFIPIPGDNREDGIRKEKIIHLKVDESFQQFIADNEIEEIVIACDQRRGTLPVEVLFDCRLRGIEVTELLDFMERETGQIVVNLMYPSWVIYSNGFQSQNYLRDALDYTLNAILAFLIFLFVWPIMLTTALIIYLDDGRRTGVSVFYKQERVGLNGKLFKIIKFRSMRPDAEKDGAKWASKNDDRVTRIGHFIRKYRVDELPQLLNVFKGEMAFIGPRPERPQFVEQLVREVPYYNQRHNVKPGLAGWAQLNYPYGASVEDSMEKLKFDLYYVKHQSLLLDILILIRTVEIVLFGKGR
- a CDS encoding XrtA system polysaccharide deacetylase, coding for MKLDNRLNAMTVDVEDYFQVSAFEDVIAKDSWDSQQLRVGKNTHRLLDLFAEHNVKSTFFTLGWVAKRCPDVIKRIVNEGHELASHGLEHQRATTMSRSQFDKDVYESKAILEDVSGTAVKGYRAPSFSVNDTNTWVYEVLAEQGFVYSSSTYPIMHDLYGVPDWPRFKHQRDEGIIEIPIPTIRKKEANVGIGGGGFYRLYPYWLSKKRIMAFMEHETAPYSFYFHPWEIDPEQPYVNDANWRSKFRHYINLSRMESKIEMLLKDFNWGSMYDVYIK
- a CDS encoding XrtA/PEP-CTERM system exopolysaccharide export protein, producing the protein MFRFKKLITCCAPLLLIGLNGCSNTGILPEATTRPSLTTNVNDYQYLIGPGDSLTIFVWRNPEVSGNFIVRPDGKVTTSLVEDIDVAGRTPTMLAREIEEQLSTYINNPRVTVSVNNFTGPLSEQVRVIGEATNPSAVSYSEHMTLLDLMIAVGGLTEFADGNNAKLVRVIAGKQKTFEINIDDLIRDGDISKNVDMLPGDIVIIPEAWF
- a CDS encoding DUF350 domain-containing protein; the protein is MEALVKLVPLTQELLIYLAMDVAIALVLLMIMKWLTGAFRKYSVTEELGVKDNFAFGISIAGGMLSLCIVLSSVVGRHIGVGYKEAAIGMVTFGIVGIILVKFGRFAHDKLVLNKVDTHAMIAERSVSVALVDAASLVASAIVLRNIMVWVDGSDMNAIIAIVTGFTVVLTMLLVMTRILEFRYARDNQNDSFQGALEKGQLALAIEHTGNLLGTAMIVSAAKNLLIYNPSGYVSNITGWLIVSVGLAIALHILVLASKKIILFGMNFRQEVDQQHNVGVAALGFTLSIGNAMIINGVLGG
- a CDS encoding XrtA system polysaccharide chain length determinant, encoding MQDLQQTLIQILDYIKGVWIKKRYVIIFSWLICPIGFLYVASLPDVYSSKAQVFVDTRSVLQPLLRGLAIQTNPDQEIQMMAKTLLSRSNVEKIARESDLDITTASELEFETLVTKLSDEIKLSSTGRDNIYNISFSNELPSVAQRVVQETLDLFVEGALGNNRKDTDTAGRFLDEQISEYESRLTEAEQRLANFKRQYNDILPLAGTYYSSLQNLNNELESTRLQIKQTQQQTDSLNKQISNAKRNDSFGVTNQEEPTLRTRYDDRIRSLEEELDRLTLRFTDAHPDVVETRALLSSLEQSREKEIEAFLSNEEDGNNAPLSELNREIKLEASRLESQIASLRVKETDLQRKISELESKVDLIPQIEAESSALNRDYDVTKRKYEELLSRKESADLSRRADVSAEDLQFRIIEPPLLPKRPSGPNRLIFYTAVLILGFGSGIGIAFLISQLNPILIRPKQLLNVSDYPIWGTVTHLNIEQINKTNRNRLLVFLLSSGTILAMYSALVAAEVMNIDLFGGLL